One genomic region from Prevotella sp. Rep29 encodes:
- a CDS encoding GIN domain-containing protein — MKRKTIQLAMAAIFMVNLSSCATNGKDDVYTVENGVGTIAVGFDKKDKQEAKRISRTYGLRDFTGIRNSVGVKIEFRQGRDYSIRATGAESLMELLDVKVENGTLVLGSKKKNPMWNDMVEIVITAPSLNALKNSGSLVFSTEGLTSEAFTLSNSGYMSIKAATIGCTSFAANNSGSAKMHFNVSSTGDVTMKNSGACHFEGNVVKGTSYRLQNSGQGTFKSDVKAANCDLKNSGASVIRLSVVSSVFNMSNSGSCKGNLALEGGAATFKNSGVGTLDVKCDCTEINAKTSGQFVMTISGTADKTEISSSGISKINTKGLNKF, encoded by the coding sequence ATGAAAAGAAAGACTATTCAACTGGCAATGGCAGCCATCTTCATGGTTAACCTGAGTTCGTGCGCCACCAATGGCAAAGACGATGTCTATACCGTAGAGAATGGTGTTGGTACGATAGCAGTGGGGTTTGACAAAAAAGACAAACAGGAGGCGAAGCGCATCTCCCGCACCTACGGTTTGCGTGATTTTACAGGCATCAGGAACAGCGTCGGCGTGAAGATTGAATTCAGGCAAGGTCGTGATTACAGCATCCGTGCCACAGGTGCGGAATCCCTGATGGAGCTGCTTGACGTGAAAGTGGAAAACGGAACGCTTGTGTTGGGCTCTAAAAAGAAAAATCCCATGTGGAACGACATGGTCGAGATAGTCATTACGGCACCCAGCCTTAATGCGTTGAAAAACAGCGGCTCGCTCGTTTTTTCGACGGAAGGTCTTACGTCTGAAGCATTCACCTTGAGCAATTCGGGATATATGAGCATCAAGGCAGCGACAATCGGCTGCACCTCCTTTGCCGCGAACAATTCGGGAAGTGCCAAGATGCACTTCAACGTCAGTTCGACGGGCGATGTGACGATGAAAAACAGCGGTGCCTGCCATTTCGAGGGAAATGTCGTGAAAGGCACTTCGTACAGATTGCAAAACTCAGGGCAAGGCACGTTCAAAAGCGATGTGAAGGCGGCAAACTGCGACCTGAAAAACAGCGGTGCTTCAGTCATCAGGCTGTCGGTAGTGTCCAGCGTGTTTAATATGTCGAATAGCGGTTCGTGCAAAGGCAATCTGGCATTGGAAGGCGGTGCGGCTACGTTCAAAAACAGCGGAGTCGGCACGCTTGATGTGAAGTGTGACTGTACGGAGATAAACGCGAAAACGAGCGGTCAGTTCGTGATGACTATCAGTGGTACGGCAGACAAAACGGAGATTTCGTCGTCGGGCATATCGAAAATCAACACGAAGGGACTGAACAAGTTCTGA